In a single window of the Elaeis guineensis isolate ETL-2024a chromosome 8, EG11, whole genome shotgun sequence genome:
- the LOC105050761 gene encoding uncharacterized protein yields the protein MKSVVGIVVSNKMQKSVVVAVDRLFHHKVYNRYVKRTSKFMAHDENNDCNIGDRVRLDPSRPLSKQKHWVVAEILRRAKIYIPPSPTAPSPGRPAEDLKSAEAIPSSS from the exons ATGAAGTCGGTGGTGGGGATTGTGGTGTCGAATAAGATGCAGAAATCGGTGGTGGTGGCGGTGGATCGGCTGTTCCACCACAAGGTCTACAACCGCTACGTCAAGCGCACCAGCAAGTTCATGGCCCACGACGAGAACAACGACTGCAACATCGGCGACCGA GTTAGACTGGATCCATCGAGGCCTCTGAGCAAACAAAAGCACTGGGTTGTTGCAGAGATTCTTCGAAGAGCTAAAATCTACATTCCTCCATCACCAACAGCTCCTTCTCCTGGCAGACCTGCTGAGGATCTCAAATCAGCTGAGGCTATTCCTTCATCCTCCTAA